ATCGTCGCCCTCAAGCCCACCCACGGACGCGTCCCCATGACCGGGGTGTGGCCGCGCGTCCCGCGCCGCGACTGGCACGTGGGCCCGATGGCCCGCACCGTCCGCGACTTGGCCCTGGCCTACTCGATCCTCGAAGGACCCGACGGCTCCGACGGGTTCGCCACCACCCCCCGCGGCGTCGACACCGGCGTGGGCCCGGCCCCGCAGCGGCGGCTGCGGGTGGGCTGGTTCACCGACTCCGGGCTCGGGCCGGTCGACCCGCAGGTCGCCCGGACCGTCCAGCGGGCCGCCGAGGCCCTGCGCGGGGCCGGGGTGGACGTCGAGGAGGTGACGATCCCGGCCCTGCAGGAGAACAACCCCCTGGCGCTGTTCAACGCCCAGCACGTCATGGAACTCAAACCCGCCATGGCCGAGGCGACCGCCGGGCACGAGGACGAGATGTTCACCATGTCCACGACCATGCTGTCGATCCCCGACACCTCGATGGCCGACTACCTCGCCGCCGAGCAGGGGTTCGAGCGCATCCGCGACGGCTACGCCGAGTTCTTCTCCCGCTTCGACGCCCTGCTGCTGCCGGTGCTGCCCACCTTCGCCCACGAGCACGGCGCCGGCGAACTCACGATCGACGGGCAGGTCGTGGACGCCACTCACGTCCAGACCTTCACCGTCCAGTTCAACATCACCGGCATGCCCGCCCTGTCGATGCGGTTCGGGACCAGCACCGACGGCCTGCCCATCGGGGTCCAGGTCGCCGGCCCCTGGCACGCGGAGTCCACCGTCCTGCACGTCGCGTCGGTGCTGGAGTCGCTCAGCCCCGTGAAGGACCAGCACCCCGACCTGTGAAGGCCTGGAGTCGCAGGAGGTTTCGACGTCACCGCCTCGACGGGGGCGACCCGACCAGTTCCGTCGGGTCGCCCCGACCGCGGGTTCTCGGGGCAGCTCCATCGTGCGGACGGTTCTTTCCCGGCAGTCTCGAGGGACCGGTTCCGCTCCCGCGAGCCGGCTCCCCCACCGAGAGGCCCTGACGTGTCGTCCACCCGACGCCCCCGCACCCTGACCGCCGCACTGGTGACGGCCGCCGCCCTGGGCGCGGTGGTGGCCTGCGGCTCCCCCGGGGTCGCCGCCCCCGACCGGGTGCCGGTGGCCTCCTCGTCCAGCGCACCGGCTCCGGTGGACCCGACCGGGACCACGGCGATGGGGACCCAGCGCACGATCACCCGCGACGGCCACGACGTGGCCTTCTACGTGACGGCCGGTTCGGGGGCCGTGATCGTGCTGGACGCCGGCGGCGGCGAGGACGCCTCGTACTGGAACGCGCTCGTCCCGGTGCTGGCCCAGCAGACCGGAGCCACCGTCGTCACCTACGACCGGACCGGTTCCGGCCGCAGCAGCGACGTGCCCGGCGCCTTCAGCGCGGCGGCCGCCGCCGACGACCTGGCCGCCGGCCTGCAGGGTCTGGGCCTGGTCCGGGAACCGGTCGTCCTGGTGTCGCACTCCCTGGCCGGGGAGGTGGCGACGTACCTGGTCGACGACCACCCCGGCCTGGTCCAGGGTGCGGTCCTCGTCGACGCGAACGTCCCCCAGTTCTTCACCCCGCAGGAGACGGCGCGACTGGTCGCCGCCACCGACGAGCAGGCGGCGCAGGTGCGGGCCGCGCCGCAGACGCGGCAGACCCGTCAGGCGCTGGCCGTGGCCGACGGTTTCGGGCCCGCCCACACCGCCTACCACGCCCTGACCTGGCCGAGCGACCTGCCGGTCGCCGTCATCGTCTCCGAGCGGACGCCGATGCCGGCGGGGTCCCCCGACGCGGAGGCCTGGCGCGCCGCCCAGCAGCACTTCGCCGACGCCGCCCCGGACCGGACGCTGGTCACCGCCCGGGACAGCAGCCACGACGTGGCCCTCGACCGGCCCGACGTCGTCGAGCAGCAGATCGGTGACGTTCTCGCGCAGGTCCGCTCGCAGGTTCGCTGACCATGGACCAGGACCGCGGGCCGGGCCCCGTCAGAGCCAGCCGCGCCGGCGCAGCAAGGCGAAC
This genomic stretch from Kineococcus rhizosphaerae harbors:
- a CDS encoding amidase, with amino-acid sequence MNDGPNDTTDLFFRDATDLAHLIRTGQTTSAQVVQAHLDRIAALDPAINAIVTLNEHALDEARAADAALRRARATGGGPGPEIGPLHGVPFTVKDSIDTAGVLTQRGSPIFAGRTPQTDATAVARMKAAGAILLAKTNLPEFSYSTESDNLLSGRTNNPWNLERTPGGSSGGESAAIAAGMSPIGLGTDLAISVRGPAAQTGIVALKPTHGRVPMTGVWPRVPRRDWHVGPMARTVRDLALAYSILEGPDGSDGFATTPRGVDTGVGPAPQRRLRVGWFTDSGLGPVDPQVARTVQRAAEALRGAGVDVEEVTIPALQENNPLALFNAQHVMELKPAMAEATAGHEDEMFTMSTTMLSIPDTSMADYLAAEQGFERIRDGYAEFFSRFDALLLPVLPTFAHEHGAGELTIDGQVVDATHVQTFTVQFNITGMPALSMRFGTSTDGLPIGVQVAGPWHAESTVLHVASVLESLSPVKDQHPDL
- a CDS encoding alpha/beta fold hydrolase, translated to MSSTRRPRTLTAALVTAAALGAVVACGSPGVAAPDRVPVASSSSAPAPVDPTGTTAMGTQRTITRDGHDVAFYVTAGSGAVIVLDAGGGEDASYWNALVPVLAQQTGATVVTYDRTGSGRSSDVPGAFSAAAAADDLAAGLQGLGLVREPVVLVSHSLAGEVATYLVDDHPGLVQGAVLVDANVPQFFTPQETARLVAATDEQAAQVRAAPQTRQTRQALAVADGFGPAHTAYHALTWPSDLPVAVIVSERTPMPAGSPDAEAWRAAQQHFADAAPDRTLVTARDSSHDVALDRPDVVEQQIGDVLAQVRSQVR